The Esox lucius isolate fEsoLuc1 chromosome 20, fEsoLuc1.pri, whole genome shotgun sequence region ATCCGTTGTCGTTCGGTACAGCACCTCAGCATGGTAAAatagaagtttttttttactgtgaaatAGTGACGTCGATACTAAGCGACGATCTTCGGTTTGTGTACAATTGCAAGCTTGTTTCAAGGGTTACCTTTAGGACAACtgcattaaatgtgttttagttGTGTCTTACATATCTCGTGTGGAACTCTTGAGGTcagtaaaaattatatttggtcCCACAAAGTGTTTTATCATTTTCGAGATCaaaggtagctagctaacttgaaGCGCAGTGCACTGCATGAATAGAGCTCTCGTAGTATGTGGAATGCGCAACCATTGCGGATGTGGTGCAGAAAAATGCGCATCGCTGCGACAAACTCAATGCTACATTTATTCACTGTTGTATAATAGATGTTAAGTATCACGATCGAGTTGAAGCCGATGTTGTGAATGATTTGATATTTGTATTGTAACTATTTGGTGACATGTAATATTATATTTCTCTTGTAGACTTCCTTCTATTTTACTGATGTTGCTGGCGGCCGCTTGATGTATGGTCGGTTGGTAAAAATCCTCTCAAGTTTAGCTGCACTTTTGCTTATGTTGATGCATACTATCATAGGTGTTTTTTGGCCAATATAAAGGAATTAAATGCTAGTTTTTAGAGAGTACATGTCTTGACCAGATTTTACAGTTGATGAACGTCTGCTCCAGGCTTTATGCCACCAGATATGCACCTGGTCTTTTATACAAACAAATGGATATAACAGTTTTGATCCAAGTATGCCTTTGGACAAGATGCTCGCCTAGCTCTCCTATTTGTTTATGTTCCGCTTAATTGTAGTCTATGAACATGTGCCTTATTGCAGCCCCAACTGTCAGACTAGTTTGCTTTTAGGAAGATATTGTTCAAGTCTCCCACAATGGTGCAGTACGACCAGCCATCTATCGATGTGTGAATGGAACAGCCGTCCAGTCAGTTGGTCGATCTGTAAACCAGGCCTGACTCATGACTGAGTACTACGAAGAGGGGGGGCTGCTGTATGAGCATTCGCCTCCCATGCACATCAAAGTGGAGTCTCCAGAGGGACACTTTGGGGGGGGCGTCTCAGAGGATGGCtttcccagagaggatgaggattCTGAGGGTAGCTGTGACCACAGCAGTGGGCTTCCAGGAGATCTCCCCTTCAATGTTGTGGTGGTGCATCCTAACATCATGACCCCTGGCATGTCCTCAGGTGACCTACTGTCTATTGAACAGAGTAAGCATTGTTAACAAACATTTACATGTCTTTTGTTTACTATTAATACTTAAAAAGGTGCTCGGTATGTGTAATAACAATGTATTTGTTGCATACACAGTTTAGCTGATGTTGTCATGAGTACAGTGAAATGCTTAGTGAAATAGCCTAGAAggtcaaacaaataaataaaatattgacaaatGTAACATTGTTCTCACTTGCATTTCTAAATTTTTACCTCATACAACTCACAGTAAACTTTGATTGACCTCTTTTCTTGTCTTTATTTAGACAGAAGTATGTCCTCTTCATTGGCAGCAGGGGGTGGGGGCAAAAGGAAGAGTCGTTTCAGTGGTGCAGAGTTGGAGGTGCTGGTGTCTGAGGTGACACAGTGTGAGGGAGAGCTCTTCGGTCCAGCTGGGAGGCTCAGGcgcagggagagggagaggatatGGGCAGGAATCCTGGAGCGTGTCAACGCCGTGTCCAGAGTGCCTCGCACACTCCGTGAGGTCAAGAAGCGCTGGGACGACTTGAAGAGACGCAATGGGGGCAGGCTGGCAGATGCCAGGCACCGTACTTGTTACCTGCCATCCAGCAGGGGGGCTTCCATGCTGGGAAGATCAGCTCAAACAAACCCCAGGCTACACCAGGCCAGACAGAAGCAAAGCACTAGAGGGAAGGCCAGTTTCACATGCTTCACTGATACTGAACCAGGTAAATCTGATAATTAATAATAAGGTTTAACTTTGGATTCAAGTCAGGAATCAAGCATGATATATTCATACAGTTTCTTGTCTGGGTAAAGCTTGGTAATAATCATAGAAGTGAAAGCTAGACAGTAAGggagttataaaaaaaataaaaaaagaagatggATAGAggattttaaacatattttaataaaacatagaatataaCAGAACTTCAGTGCAGCTCTTTGGACCTTATTAAAGACAGATTGAGGTTAACACCACTGATAGAGATAATGCATATTCATTGCTTTTTTAACTTCTGCTTTTCTGCTGTCTACTGCAGTGGGTGGAGGTGAAGGGTCGGAGAGGGATGGCTTTGAAAAGGAGGAGGATAATTGTGAGCGGGAAGGGGATGTGGGGGATGCAGAATGCGAGGGGGCAGAGAGCAGCATGGAGGAAAAGCTGGGTTTAGGATTGGGACTGGGAATAGGACCTCCCCCTACCTCGGAACGCTggcttcctccctctcctctctacaGTGCCCCTTTCCTCAACGGGACCCCCCAGCCTAGTCCCCAGCCCTCACTTGGGGCCCAGCAGGGACCCCTGGAGGCCCCTCCTCGTGGTTCGTGGCTGGAGGATGAGCTCCGTGGCGTTGGGGAGGCAGCTTTGCAGCTAGGGGATCGAGTGGAACAGAGTCTTCGGGAGTTTGGCGAGGGATTCAGACGGGATATGAGAACCCTTGTGGCCTCTCAAGATGCACTGGCAACCAGCCTCCAGCAAAACAACATCCTCTTGCAAAGGCTGCTGGGAGTCTTAGAGGCGCAGCAGCAACAagaaccaccaccaccacagcaACAACCACATCATCTCCAACAACCAGTACAGCAGCGACAACAGTCAATACCACAGCAACCGTTACCACAGCAACCACCCCCTCAACAACCAATACAGCAGCTGCAACATCAGCAACTACCACAGCAACTGCAGCAGCCACAACACCCCGAGGGTCCAAGTAATCAACCCAGTTTAGCAGCCGTCTCTGTACCACCGCCTCCAGATATTCTTGACGGTACCACCCGTCCTGATCCACCCGCAGTCATTAATGGAACCGTCCAAAGGCCAAAGCCAGGGAGAACTGTTGATCATAGACGAAGACGGCGGCGTTAAATAAAGAGCAGAACAAGCTTTGGTTtatgtacattatttattttcccctGTACAATTCGTTTTGAAATAATTGTATCCATCCAGTTTTAACCAAAGCTAAAAAGTGATGTTTCTTTATCACATTCGTAATTATGGGTTGCTTTATTTAGCAGTGCTTGCTCTGACCATTACCTAACAACCtactttaattaaacaaaacgcAGTAGGCTAATTGAAACTTCAGTCCTCATCCACATCGATTAGCATAATGCATTGTTTGGAAATTGTTGCAATTGAACTGAGGTTTATGTGTTGTACAATCTTGTAGATAGACAGTTAGCATTACATTGACAGCAAGCACATTGAAGTCTGGTTAAGAGTCTGCAGCCATGGATATATACacaaccgttcaaaagttttggTCACTTAGaagtgtccttgttttccattaaaaaaaacatgaaattagtttgaataggaaatacagcaaaatgaataggagaTATAATCATTGACATggttagaaaataattatttttaattgaaattattGTCCTTCAaagtttgttttcaataaataatcctccatttgcagcaattatagccttgcagacctttgccATTCTAGTtatcagtttgttgaggtaatcaaCAAACTGAGTGATTTCAACCCATGcctcctgaagcacctcccacaagtttgattagcttgatgggcacttcttatggtcaagctgctcccacaacagctgaATAAgcttgagatccggtgactgtgttTACCGCTCCATTAGAGACAGAAtatcagctgactgcttcttccctaaatagttcttgcatagtttggagctgtgctttgggtaatTGTCCAGTTGTAGGagaaaattggctccaatcaagcattGTTTACGGTAAAGCTTGGTGTTGCGAAATTAAGTGAAAGGCTTCCTTCTTCAAGActccttttaccctgtacaaatatCCCACTTCACCATCACCAAagtacccccagaccatcacactgcctccaccatgcttggtGGAGgagcgtcaagcactcctcccaCAACTTTTCaattggtctgcgtctcacaaatgttctttgtgatccaaacacttcaaacttagatttgtcagTCCTAAACACTTTCCCATTCTTCTTCTGtcaagtgtctgtgttcttcagAGATATGGCTGTTTTTTGCAACTctgtctagaaggccagcattctggagttgcctcttcactgttgatgttgagactgctGTTTGGCGGGTAATATGAAATGTAGCTGCCAGTTGACGACTGGTGAGgcatttgtttctcaaactagacact contains the following coding sequences:
- the si:ch211-261d7.3 gene encoding myb-related transcription factor, partner of profilin isoform X2, which gives rise to MTEYYEEGGLLYEHSPPMHIKVESPEGHFGGGVSEDGFPREDEDSEGSCDHSSGLPGDLPFNVVVVHPNIMTPGMSSDRSMSSSLAAGGGGKRKSRFSGAELEVLVSEVTQCEGELFGPAGRLRRRERERIWAGILERVNAVSRVPRTLREVKKRWDDLKRRNGGRLADARHRTCYLPSSRGASMLGRSAQTNPRLHQARQKQSTRGKASFTCFTDTEPVGGGEGSERDGFEKEEDNCEREGDVGDAECEGAESSMEEKLGLGLGLGIGPPPTSERWLPPSPLYSAPFLNGTPQPSPQPSLGAQQGPLEAPPRGSWLEDELRGVGEAALQLGDRVEQSLREFGEGFRRDMRTLVASQDALATSLQQNNILLQRLLGVLEAQQQQEPPPPQQQPHHLQQPVQQRQQSIPQQPLPQQPPPQQPIQQLQHQQLPQQLQQPQHPEGPSNQPSLAAVSVPPPPDILDGTTRPDPPAVINGTVQRPKPGRTVDHRRRRRR
- the si:ch211-261d7.3 gene encoding myb-related transcription factor, partner of profilin isoform X1 translates to MTEYYEEGGLLYEHSPPMHIKVESPEGHFGGGVSEDGFPREDEDSEGSCDHSSGLPGDLPFNVVVVHPNIMTPGMSSGDLLSIEQNRSMSSSLAAGGGGKRKSRFSGAELEVLVSEVTQCEGELFGPAGRLRRRERERIWAGILERVNAVSRVPRTLREVKKRWDDLKRRNGGRLADARHRTCYLPSSRGASMLGRSAQTNPRLHQARQKQSTRGKASFTCFTDTEPVGGGEGSERDGFEKEEDNCEREGDVGDAECEGAESSMEEKLGLGLGLGIGPPPTSERWLPPSPLYSAPFLNGTPQPSPQPSLGAQQGPLEAPPRGSWLEDELRGVGEAALQLGDRVEQSLREFGEGFRRDMRTLVASQDALATSLQQNNILLQRLLGVLEAQQQQEPPPPQQQPHHLQQPVQQRQQSIPQQPLPQQPPPQQPIQQLQHQQLPQQLQQPQHPEGPSNQPSLAAVSVPPPPDILDGTTRPDPPAVINGTVQRPKPGRTVDHRRRRRR